A genomic region of Candidatus Fermentibacter sp. contains the following coding sequences:
- a CDS encoding molybdopterin molybdotransferase MoeA, translating into MPDGTESTKTMPTPEEALGIVLGNLPPPSAVVKAAWESAGHILAGDVLCDIDMPPFDRSAMDGYALAGESESYEILGEIPAGASGGAALCPGQAAPIMTGAPVPEGADRVLMLEASRVDGGRLRADMMPAPAENVCFRGEDIAAGARVLSRGDLLDSKAAGLAAMAGRTSLPVYGRPAAAILTTGTEVIPPGQRPGPGQVRNANSPMLSSLLLECGLRQGPAAHVPDDPGRTSEAALALLGSADILLVAGGISLGAYDHVAPALEAAGVRFLFREVAQKPGKPFSFGLANGKPVFCLPGNPVSVFCTFQEYVAPAVRRMSGHPDFRRRRFEGVSRFTHRQKRGRTNFLRVTACSDGAGWVLDMPATSGSGDLMSTAGTNALAICDGALDGVSPGDVVPFSFNAGREPGICWT; encoded by the coding sequence ATGCCTGACGGCACGGAAAGCACGAAGACCATGCCGACCCCGGAGGAGGCGCTCGGGATCGTACTCGGGAATCTGCCGCCCCCGTCGGCTGTCGTGAAGGCCGCCTGGGAATCCGCCGGGCACATACTGGCCGGGGACGTCCTCTGCGACATCGACATGCCCCCGTTCGACAGGTCGGCGATGGACGGATACGCCCTCGCCGGGGAGTCGGAATCGTACGAGATCCTCGGCGAGATCCCCGCGGGGGCTTCCGGCGGTGCGGCCCTCTGCCCCGGGCAGGCCGCGCCGATCATGACGGGCGCGCCAGTGCCGGAAGGAGCCGACCGCGTACTCATGCTCGAGGCCTCCAGGGTGGACGGGGGAAGGCTCCGCGCGGACATGATGCCGGCTCCCGCAGAGAACGTCTGCTTCCGCGGCGAGGACATCGCCGCGGGTGCCAGGGTCCTCTCGAGAGGCGACCTCCTCGACTCGAAGGCAGCGGGCCTGGCGGCCATGGCCGGCAGGACGTCGCTTCCGGTATACGGTCGCCCCGCGGCCGCGATCCTCACCACGGGCACCGAGGTGATCCCCCCCGGGCAGAGACCCGGACCCGGCCAGGTCAGGAACGCCAACTCGCCGATGCTCTCCTCCCTCCTTCTCGAATGCGGCCTGCGGCAGGGGCCGGCCGCCCATGTCCCCGACGACCCCGGCAGGACCTCGGAAGCGGCACTCGCACTCCTGGGTTCTGCAGACATCCTCCTGGTGGCCGGGGGGATATCCCTTGGCGCCTACGACCACGTCGCCCCGGCCCTCGAAGCAGCGGGAGTCCGCTTCCTGTTCCGTGAAGTGGCGCAGAAGCCGGGCAAGCCCTTCTCGTTCGGGCTCGCGAACGGAAAACCCGTGTTCTGCCTGCCGGGGAACCCGGTCTCGGTCTTCTGCACGTTCCAGGAGTACGTGGCGCCGGCCGTCAGGCGGATGTCGGGGCACCCCGACTTCAGGAGGAGGCGGTTCGAGGGGGTCTCCAGGTTCACACACCGCCAGAAGCGCGGCCGCACGAACTTCCTCAGGGTGACCGCATGTTCCGACGGTGCGGGCTGGGTGCTCGACATGCCCGCCACGAGCGGCTCGGGCGACCTGATGAGCACCGCCGGCACGAACGCCCTTGCGATCTGCGACGGTGCCCTCGACGGGGTTTCGCCGGGCGACGTCGTCCCATTCAGCTTCAACGCGGGCCGCGAACCCGGGATCTGCTGGACATGA